The Elusimicrobiota bacterium genomic sequence CCGACAGTGCAGGAAGCGATTGATGCGTTCGATGTGATATCAATGTCGTTGGATAAACAGATGCTTGTCTGTACATACCTGCCTGGTGATGAGACGGAGTTCAGTATACGTACAAAAGGTACGGATGCTGAAGGTAATACGGGTGATGAAACTAGTACGTTCCCGATTGATATTAAGTCGAAGAACGAAGAAAAGTTTAACCCGATCTCCGGCGGCGAGGTTAAAGTCGGGGAAGGTAATACCAGCGGGATGTATATCCCTGCAGGCACATTTAACTCGACCGGGACCGTTACTGCTGAGGTTATCGTAGAATCTACCATAACTAATACAGGTAGCGCGGCGATTGCGAAGGCGTATATGGCAGCAAGTAATTTGCCTGGTGTGCAGGCAAGTGAAGTGTATAACATGCAGGTGAAGATTGTTAACGGGCCGTTAGCGAAATTAGCATCAGGGAAAACTGTGAAAGTTACTATTCAATATAGTACTTTGACCGTAACAAATACTGATCTTGCAAAGTTGTATGTCTATCAACTGAATAGTGATGGTAGCTGGTCGAAGGTTACTAATGGAATGAACATAGATACCGTGTCTAATACGATCAGTGTTGAATCCGGAGCGAATTCGTCAGGGAATGTTTCCGGGAAATTTGCAGCGTTTATAGGTTCTGCGCAAACTAGTGGCGGGGATGGCAGCGGGACGTATGCTGGGCCGTTTAAGACATACGTATATCCTAACCCGTTCAAGCCGGCAACTGATACTAATGCGAACATACGGTACTTCATACCTGCGGGTGAAACAAATCTTGAAGTAACAATCAAGATATTTAATATCGCGGGTGAATTAGTACGCGAGTTCGATAAAGTAACGCTTGTGGCTACGGGAGCGAATAACGGATATACAGCTACTTGGGATGGTACAAACCAGAAGAGCGAGAAAGTCGCCAGTGGTGTGTACATCTATAAGTTCAAAGCCGGGACGCATACTGATACAAAACGTATAGCGGTTATCCGCTAAGCATAAAGAAATGGGTTGTAGCGCATGGGAGTTAATATCTCCCGTGCGTTGCAACCGGTAAAAACGGTAATACGTTATATGTTGTTTGATATTAAAATGTATTAATACAGGAGGAATGAAGAGATGGGTATGAAAAAAGGAAGTCTTCTGATGAAGAGCTTCATTTGTATCAGTATTGTGGCGTTGAGTTTGTCGTTAGTTTCCGCGGCGGTAATAAGAAAAGTGGCAGTTGAGTCGCTTAGAGGCCAGGTGGAAACATCGCTCGCAGGGACAGAAATTTGGAAAGCATGCAAAACAGGTGCGATCCTGAATGAAACTGCTAAAATTCGTACTGGAGACAAATCTTTTGTAGTTCTTAAGATGGATGACGGGACAAAGGTAAGGCTCGCAGCGAATACTATATTTTCTATTAAAACCATGAAACCGGAAGTTCGGGAGTTTGAGCTTAACCGCGGGAATATGCGTGCGTGGGTGAAGAAGTTGACAAAAAACGAATCGTTTGCTACACGTACCCCTACGGCGGTATGCGCTGTGCGTGGTACGGAGTTTGAGATTGAAGTGGATGAGAATAATAAAACCCGGGTAAGTTTGTTAAGCGGGTTAGTGGCAGTACGGCATGTTAACGGTCTTGGAGAGGAAATTGTTGTACATCCTAATGAACGTATTGATGTCCTTCCTGACTTAATGCCGTCCGCACCAGAACCGATTTCAGCAGGTGGTAGCGGGTCACGGGGTGCGTTGGCGTTGAATTCTTCAGGTAAAGATGAGATGGCAACAGAAGTTGGGATGGATATGTCACGTGAACAGGTTCAGGCAGCTGCAGCGCAGGAAATGAAGATGGCGGAGTACCAGCAGGGAAAGTCGTTAATTGATGTTTTTGGTAAACGCGTGAGAGTTGAAGAGTATATTATCCGTCCTCAGGAAGATACTATGAAACTTGTTACGATGAATGAACGTGATAACAGGTTTGATTATTTTGTGTGGAAAGTGCAGTTTGACAAAGCTATACCGACGGATCTTACTGCGTCAACTAAATGGATAGGTTGGACGGAAGGTTCAGTATCGCCGGATTATTATGTCAAAACTAACGAGTGGAACGCAAGTAATACCGTTGATAAAGTTGAATCACAGTATTCTGGCGGGCATGTGGAAAACAGCGGCGGGACGTATAAGTTGTTGTTTAACAACTATTATTACAGAATTAATAATATTGATAAAATGACTTATGCACCTACCACCTCCGGAGCTAATATAACGTCAATGAATGATGTCACGTGGAAAGTTGCGGGTGGTGCATCGGCAGGGATGACAAATACTGCGTTTGAAACATGGTTTGGAGCAAATACGGAGTCAACAGTTTCAGCGGATAAGTTAAATGATTCTCTCAAAGTAACTTTTGCAGATAATACGTGGTCAAAGGAAGAGTATTATATTATTAATGATGAAGGTAAGGTCGGAGCACGGTCGGTGTTTTCCGGGTTGGCCGGGAATTCGTACAGAGATCAGTTGTTGAAGTGGAACCAGCAGTTGGTGATGACTTCATCAGAATTTACCGGGGTGGATAAAAAGATTGACCTTGTGGTAGAACCAAAGTTGTTTGTTGATGCGGGGTTAGTGGCAATACCGTAAGTATGTGGCAAAGATAAGTTATAAGGTTTATTTAATTTAAGTTTGTTGTTAGAAAATATTATAAAATAAAAGGCGGTGGTTATATATGTCACCTGTTAGTAGCGAAGAGTTGATCCGTGCGTTGTGGGCATTGGGTGATGAGTTAAGAAAGTCTATGGATAAAAATACTGTGCGGTTGGAAAGTTGTCTGCGTGAATTAAAGACTGAAGTTGAAGCTGTCAAGAAACAGCAGCAGGAGTTACGGAAGGTACAGGAGTTGGTCGATATTTTGTGTAACAACAATTTTGACGGCGATAGCGCTGATATGGCACGAAAAAACAAGATAACTGATTATGTGCGAAAAAGAGTTTAACAAGGGTGTTTCTAAAGAAAATGAAAGGTGTGAATGTGACAACAACTGGTAAAAGGGTACTTACATTTTTAGTGGCGTTAGTTTTTGTTTCATTAGCATCGGGTGTTGGAAATGCTAAGGTTGAGTTTATCCCGTTGGTTAACCTCAGCGTGTTTGGCGGGCAGTATTTTTTTGGGTCGGAACCTGGCAGTTTCGGTGGGAATCTGAACCTGGATGTTACGCCTGCGGTGAAGTTCGGGGAGTCCAGTGCATTGTTACCGTCTTACTACGGCGGGTATCGCGGGGTAAAAGATGTCACTGATCTCGTAGGGGGAGGGACTCTTACACAGCAATCGCAGGATCATACGTTGTCATTTAAGTATATTCAAAAACTGGGGAAGGATTATAAAGCTAAAGTTAAACTAGGATATAGAACTGAACTTTTCCGTGAGACACTGGATGAAACATGGACTAAAGGGTTGTTTGATTATAACAAAACATCGTTTGGTGTTGAAGGTGAACGGTTGAACCTTGGTACTGTAAAAAATGTTTTGTTAGGTATCGGATATTTTGGTTTTAATTTCCCGAACTATCAGTCGTTGGCCGAAGAAAAGTATGGGCAGGAGTTGTCCGGGAAGATAGGTAAGGATGTTTTGAACTTTACAGCAGTCGAAGTGTATGTCAACAGTGAAATGAAGTTCAGCGAGAGTTTAGATGCGCGGGTTATGTATAACCTTACAAGTAAAAGTTTTGGGGATCAGAAAATTATTAATGACGGGCCGGCGTATAGTACCAGCCTGCGGCAGGATTTGACTCAGGTTGTTGACGGGTTGGCATCGTATTCTGTTACTGGGATGGAAGCTATGAAGATGTCAGTCGGGTTGACACTGCAGGGTGTGTTTAATAGTTCTAACCAAAATCATTATGATGCTACCCGTACAAAGTTTGTACCGGGATATTATGATTATTTGGATTTAAAAATCGGGCCGGTGTTGAGTGTGGGATTAACATCAATGCCGTTGACTGCTACTGTGTTATACAGTTTTGCGAATCGCGCGTATTCCAGCCGGTTTGTACAAGACGTTGCCGGGACGTACGGGACTGACAAAACTGCGGTACAGACTAATGTGTTGAGGTTAGGGGTTGAGTATGGAATCACAAAGTCGTTGAAGGTAAGTTTATTAGTAAATTATTTGAACAGCGGGTCAAATATGAAGTATGAGCAGGTTTATAAATATAATTATTCATCTGTTAATTATTTTCTTGGATTGCGGTGGGAGTATTAATTTTAGCAAAAAAAGTATTTGATATATATTTTCCCTAAAGGAGGGTAAAAGTGTAATGAACAGAAAAATTTTGGCAGTGGTGATGGCGTTAGTGGTTGCTGGGTTTGCCGTTGGGAATGTTTTTGCGGCACGGGATAAGATCGGGACTACGGTGTCATTTTTGAAGCTTGGCGCTGGAGTAAAACCATTGGCGATGGGTAGTGCGTATGCGGGTATCGCTAATGATGTTAACTCGATTTATTGGAACCCTGCGGGGTTGGCGGGTATGCAGAAAAAAGAAATTACTGCAATGTATAACCTTATGTATCAAGGTGTTGATTTCAGTGATATGGGGTATGGTTATATTGCAGCAGGTATACCCTTGGGTAAATTAGGGACGGTTGGGTATGCATTAAACTATTTCACCGCGGGAAGTATTGAAAAACGGTTAACGGATACGACGGATGCTGCCGGGACGTTTAGCGCGAGTTATATGTCCAATACTTTGGGGTATGGTATCGCGTTGGGTAATCTTGAGTTAGGGCTTGGGTTGAAGTTTATTAATGGTACTATAGACAGTACTGCTAGTAATTTAGCGATCGGCGCAGATCTTGGTGTTATGTACAACTTTAATTCTAGTTTAGGGCTTGGATTAGCAATACAAAACCTTGGAACACCGTTGAAGTTCGCGGCTTCAGAAGATCCTTTACCTTTGAATATTAAGCTCGGGGTGGGGTATAAAACCGGGAAGTTAAGCGCCGGGGTTGATGTTAATGTTCCAACGGATAATGATGTTAATTTCGCGCTTGGTGCAGAGTATGCATTAGCATTTGGGTCAATATCCTTGCCGTTACGGTTAGGGTTTAATACAGCCAGGATGCAGGATTTGGGTGCGATGAGCGGGTTAAGTTTAGGGCTTGGAGTTGGAATCAATGATATGCTGTGTTTTGACCTTGCGTGGTTGCCTCAGGGTGATCAGTTAGGGAATACGTATAGTATTGCGTTGACGTTTAAATTTTAAATAACTGTAAGACGGTATTTTTGAGTAAAAAAAAGAACTTCGGGTAATGCCCGGGGTTCTTTTTTATTATGATTTTAGGTTTGACTCACTGTTTAAATGTGTATATAATAAACAATATATATGTTATTAATGATAATGAGTTATTTATATGGCAAATAAGAAAAATACGTTTTTCTCAGATTTTTTAACAGGTTTTATCATCTCTGTTATTCTATTAGTGGCATACTTCCTGCAATTAGGAGTATTTGAAGTACTAGAGAATAAAATTTACGATTTCCGTGCATTATTAAGGCAGTCAAAAAAGCCGGGGGATGCTGTTGTTATTGTTGCGATTGATGATTCTAGCATTTCAAGTATCGGGCGTTGGCCATGGCCAAGATCCGTTATGGCGGATATTATCAGTAAAATATCAGAAGGACAGCCGAAAATCATTGGGTTGAGCATATTATACTCAGAACCAGAAGAAAGTCCGGGCTTGGATATGTTCCGGGAGTTGAAACAAAAATATTTCGCAATGCTTACGGATCCAACAACTAAAAGAAGCGGTGCAGCAAAAGTGTACCAGACTGTGTTACAGGATCTTAGTGCAGCGGAACAAGGGCTGGATAGCGATGCAATTCTAGAGAATACTTTTCTTGCGTGTCAAAACGTTATCTTGCCGATGTACTTTTCTGTTCAGGTGCCGGATGTTAGGGATAAAGATGAACAGCCATTGTTGTCCTCCAGTACTCTTTTGGGATTGAATTCTTTTGCAGGAAACGAGAATATCCCCGAGGGGTACTATCCTTCATTACCGCTTGAACCATTCGCGCTTGCGGCGGTGGGGCTTGGGCATGTGAATTCGTTTAATGATATTGACGGTGTATTGCGCAGAGAATCGCTGGTTATTAAACACATTAATAAGTTATATCCCTCATTTGCATTGCAGTTGGCAAGTGTTTTCTTGGATACAAATATTTCGGATATTAAACTTAACAAAAGTAATGAGTTGGTTGTAGGGAAGTCTGATATTCCTATAGATAAAAAGTTCGATATGATGATCAATTTTGTGGGGCCTGCGCAGTCATTCAAGTACTTTTCAGTGGTTGAAATACTGAAAGGAAATGTGCCGGTAGAGGCGTTCAAGGATAGAATTGTATTAATTGGCAGTATGGCAACTGGAATAGCTTCTCTAAATACAGTGCCTGTGGGAAGTAATTATCCGTCTATCGAAGTAACGGCGAATGTTTTACAGAATATTATTGCAAAACGGTTTATCTTACGGCCAAAATGGGCTGTGACTGTAGAGATAGTTACGCTGGTTCTCTGCGCATTATTCGTGATGCTCTTGCTTCCTAGGTTGAAAGCGCAATGGGGTGCAATATTGGCATCTGTGTTGATGATAATCATTATTGGTACCGGAACATATCTTTTTGCGGCAAATGGCTATTGGATAAAGATAATGTATTCCACAATGTTGTTGATGCTTGGGTATATCGTTATCGTATCAAAACGGTTCTTGTTCACTGAAAAACGTAAGGAGTTGGTAGAGGCTGAATCTATCGAAACTAATAAGATGTTGGGTTTGTCGTTCCAGGGACAGGGTATGCTGGATTTAGCATTTGATAAGTTTAGTAAGTGTCCGCTGGATGATCAGATGAAGGATTTGTTGTATAACCTCGCACTGGATTTTGAGCGTAAACGCCAGTTGAATAAAGCTATTGCTGTGTATGAACATATAGCGAATGTCGATCCGAACTTCAAGGATGTCAAAGCAAGGATTGACGGTGCAAAAAATATGGCGCCGGTTATGTCCTTGGGCGGTGCGGCTAAAGCTGATGGTACCGTAATGATTTCTGGTGCGGGACAAAAACCTACCCTCGGCAGGTATGAGATTGAGAAAGAACTTGGGCGGGGCGCTATGGGTATTGTGTATCTCGGGAAAGATCCTAAAATTAATCGTATGGTTGCGATTAAAACATTGAAGTTTGATGATGATGTGAGTGAAGAACAAATGAAGGCGGTTAAGGAACGGTTCTTCCGTGAAGCTGAGTCCGCGGGAAAGTTGTCTCACCCCAATATCATCCGTGTGTTTGATGCGGGGGATGATATGGATGTATCGTATATCGCAATGGAACTCCTGGATGGTAGTGATTTCAAGCAGTACTGCGAGAAAGATAAACTTTTGCCAATTCCTGAGGTAATTGATATAATAATTAAGGTTGCGGATGCGTTAGATTATGCGCATGCCGAAGGCGTTATACACCGGGATATTAAACCGGCAAATATTATGACATTGAAGGCTGGCGGTATACGCGTGACAGATTTTGGTATCGCGCGGATAACAGCATCGTCAAAAACACAAACCGGGACCGTGCTTGGTACCCCGAGTTATATGTCACCGGAACAGATTTCCGGGAAGAAAGTTGATGGAAGGTCGGATTTGTTCTCGTTAGGAGTAATGTTCTATGAGATGCTGGTTGGGAAGAAACCGTTTGAAGGTGATAGTATTGGGACATTGTTGTATCAGATAGTAAATGAAAAACATCCGTCTTCGCGGGCTGCTAATCCCAATATACCGGAATACGTCGAGAAAGTTATTGATAAGATGCTTGAGAAAAATGCAGATAACAGGTATAGCCGCGGGAAAGAAATTGTTGCGGACCTTAAGCAGTGTTTAGCTTTAATGAATACAAGTAAATAGTTTAATATAGAAGGAAATCTAAAGTGTTAAAAGTTATTGGGTTTGGCCAGTCTGATAAAGGGCAGAAACGGCAGAATAATGAAGATAATTTGTTTTACGAGCAGGAGATAGGGTTTTATATGGTTGCCGATGGAATGGGCGGCCATGCATCCGGTGAGATCGCGAGTAAAATCGCGGTGGATGTAATCTCCCAGCAAGTGAAGCAGTGTTTATCAACCGGGAAAGTGGCAAACCTCGGTCCTATGAATCCTAATTGGTCAATACGCACAAAATATCTTGTGCAAAGTGTTTATATGGCTAACCAGGTTATCTTTGAAGCAGCGTCCAAGTATCCACAGGATTATGGTATGGGCACAACAGTTGTTACGGTGTTGTTGCATGAGGATAATAAATTTACTGTTGCGCATGTAGGGGATAGTAGATTATATATGGTGCGTGATGGAAAACTCTCGCAGGTTACTACAGATCATTCCTATGTTGAAGAACAGGTTAGACGCGGGTTGTTGACGCCGGAACAGGCGAAGACCGCGGAAAATAAAAATATACTTACCCGCGCACTGGGGACTGAGAAAACTGTTAAGGTTGATATTCAGGAGTTGGAATTAAAAGAGAATGATGTTTATATGCTCTGTACCGACGGGCTTGACCGTATGGTGCCGGATGAGGATATAGAAAAAATTATTTTGGAGAAAAAAGAGCCGCCGGTGATTGCTAAAAGTCTGATTGATAAAGCCAATGCTAATGGCGGAGTAGATAATGTGACAGTTGTGTGTATGAAGGTTGAACCGACAAAGATGGGTTGGTTCGGAAAAATGTTTAGATAATATATTATTGAGGAATTAATAAAGTTATGCCAAAGCTTATCTTGAAGTTCGGGCCGGCGGTGATAAAGGAGTATCCGGTAGATAAAGATATTATTACAATCGGGCGCAAGCCGGATAATGATTTGGTGATTGAACACCAGGCGGTCTCCGGGCATCATGCAAGGTTATTGAAACAAGCCGGGATGTATATGATTGAAGATCTAAGCAGTACCAACGGTACTTTTGTTAATGGTAAAAAAATCTTGAATGCGTATCTCCGGAGTGGTAATGAAGTTTTGGTGGCAACACATACGTTAGTGTTTATAGATGACGCTCAACCTGCGGGTGAAGTGGCAGCGGTGTCAGAACAGTCGGTAGCTGCAGCAGTGCCGACTCCTCCGCCTCCGCGTCCTTCTGTACCGCCGCCGGTACCTCCTGCGCCTGCAGCAAGGACTAGTGTTCCAGCGGAACCCGTTACCGCGGTGGCTGGTGCTGGAAAAGCGTTGATAAGAATTGTTGAAGGAATTGTAGATATAACGGAGTTTAAGCTTACCGGTTCACTTACTTATATCGGTACAAACGAACAAGCAGTGATCAAAATTAAAGGTGGTCTTTTTGCTCCGCCTCTTGCTGCTGCTATTATTAAACGTCCGGAAGGATTTTTGTTTAAAGCTATAAAAGAAGGATATCCAAAAGTTAACGGTAAAACAGTTAAGGATGAACAGATACTTGCTTCCGGTGATATGATAGAATGCGGAAGTACTAAGATGACATTTATGGAGAAAGAATAAATTGTAATGTTTAAAAACTTATTTAAAAACAAAACTCAGTTTGTCGGGTTTATCATCTGCAGCATTATCGGACTGGCTGTATTGCTGGTGTATGTCCAACCGTTCTTGAATAACCACTTATTGCTTCCTCTGGAACGCGGGTTGTATGATGTCCGGTTCAAGCTCAGAGGGCGTATTCCTACAACAAAAAAGGTTGTTGTTGTGGATATTAATGAAGAAACTTTGGAGCGCCTCGGGAGATGGCCGTTCCCCAGGTATTTTCATGCAAAAATAGTTGATAATCTTGTAAAAAGCGGGGCAAAAACTATTGCGTTCGATATTTTGTTTACCGAGCCGGAACGCGATAATGCGTGGTCTGATCAAAAACTTGCTGACTCAGCAAAAAGGTCAAAATGTGTGATACAAAATTCGTTTATTGACTATAACTTTGACCCGCCGAAGATTACACTACCGATACCGGTACTGAAGAAATCAGCGGCTGAGGTCGGGATTGCTAATGCGTTCCCGCAGACGGATGGCGTGGTACGCGCATTACCGCCACTGTGCGAGGTTGATGGTAAGTATTATCCGCATCTGTCATTTGCTACGGCTTCACATTATCTGGGTAAGAATTGTATGGATATGTATAACGAATTGCCGTTAACACGGGATGGCGAGGTTTTGGTTAATTACCTCGGGCCGTTTAAAACAGTAGAGTTTGTGCCGTACTGGCAGGTTTATATGAAACAAATTGAACCTGAACATTTTAAGGATAAGATTGTTATTATCGGAGCAACGGCTACCGGGTTGTATGACCATCACCCTCAACCGTTTTCACCGCATTTCCCGGGGGTTGAAATACAGGCGACGTTGGTGGAGAATTTTATTACCAACTCTTTTATTCATCAGGTGCCGGGAATTTATACGGTATTAAGCATAATTTTATTGACATTGCTATGCGGATTCACGTTGCCGATTTTGAAAACACAAATTAGTACCGTAGCTGCGCCGTTGTATTTTCTTGCGTTCTTTTTGATTGGTTTAGGGGTATTCAACGCGCGGTATTGGTTTGAACTTGCGCCTGGATGTGTAATTATTTTGTTGAGTTATGTTGCTGTTATTGGGTATCGGTTGATCACCGAGGAAAAAGAAAAGAAAAGAATACGGCAAACATTTGGGACATATGTGTCACCACAGGTGTTAAACTTTGTATTGTCAAATCCTCCGTCGTTAGGTGGTGCCCGGCAGAAGGTTACGATATTTTTTTCGGATATCAGGGCATTCACTAGCTGGACTGAGACTACAAAAGCAGAAGAAGTGGTTACGTTGTTGAACGAGTACCTCACAAAAATGACGGATATTGTGTTTCAGCATAACGGGACAGTGGATAAGTTTATTGGTGACGCAATCATGGCGTTTTGGGGTGCACCGTTGCCGCAGGAAGACCATGCGTTTCGTGCGGTATCATGCGCGATTGATATGATAGTAGAGCTTAAGAAGTTCCAGGAAGAATTAAGGCGTACGAATAGGTATGTTATTGATATAGGTATTGGGATTAATACCGGTGACGCAATTGTTGGAAATATGGGTTCAAATAGAAGAATGGATTATACTGTAATAGGTGATAGCGTAAATTTGGCAGCACGGTTGGAACCGTTGAACAGAAAATATGATACGCATGTTATTATAGGTTCGACGACGTATGAGTTGGTGAAAGATAGGATTATTACACGTGAAATCGATAAGGTTAAGGTTAAGGGTAAAGATATTGAACAGATTATTTACGAAGCGGTCGGGTATAAAAAGTAGTTGAGGCCAAGAATCAGGTTTATATAAAAAGAGGAAAGCGATGGCAGACGTAAAACCGCAGGTTAGAAAGAAAACGTTAGAAACTATTTTAACGGACCGCGGGTTTGTTGACGCTGAAAAACTTGCGCAAGCACAAAAAATGGCAAAAGAAGGGCAGTTGCCATTACAACAGGTTATCATAAATCAGGGATGGGCAAAGAAAACTGATATGTTGCTTGCGTTGTCACAGGAGTGGGGTGTTAAGGCAATTGATTTATCAGAGATTGAAGTTGACCAGGATGTTGTAAAAATTGTACCTGAAGCTGCAGCGCGAAGGCAGCATGTGTTGCCGTTTGCCAAGGAAGAAAATGTTATGTATGTCGCGATGACGGATCCTCGCGATTTTTTTGTTGTTGAAGATATACGGTTACGGACAGGGTTTGATGTTCAGGCATATCTTGCTTTACCGGGTGATATTGAGGATGTATTAAATAAAGTTTACGGCCAGGCGATGCTCAGTAAGATTACGGCGTCTATAAAAACTGATGATCAGGTTCAGGTTATACAGGAAACAAAGGAAGAGTCGCGGGTTGATATTACCGATATAGAAGTTGATACCCCGGAAGTTGAGAAGATGGTCAACGCGGTTTTGCTTGGAGCGTTGGAGCTTAAAGCGTCAGATATTCATATTGAACCGTTTGAAGCTAAGATAATTACGCGGTACCGTATCGACGGTGTTCTTCAGGAAGCGCCGTTCCAGCCGCCACTGGCGTATCGTAATGCTTTGATTTCTAAACTAAAGATTATGACGCAGTCGATGGATATAACTGAACGCCGCCGTCCGCAGGACGGGCGTATACGGTTGAACGCAGGGAATAGGCCTATCGAATTGCGTGTAAATATTCTTCCTACCGTTTTTGGTGAGTCGTGTTGTATGCGTATACTTGACCGCAGTTCTATCCGCGTAGAACTTCATCAGTTGGGTTTTTTGCCGGATACGCTGGAACGTATTATGGCATCGGTGGGTAAGCCGAACGGTATCATACTTGTTACTGGCCCGACGGGTAGCGGTAAATCAACTACGTTGTACGCTGTGCTTAATGCTGTTAATACGCCGGATACTAAAATTTTGACTGCAGAAAACCCGGTGGAGTACAACCTCGAAGGGGTGGTGCAGGTTAATGTTAATCAGGAAATCGGGTTTGACTTCTCTGCGGCATTACGCGCGTTTTTGAGGCAGGATCCTGATATCATAATGGTCGGTGAAATCCGTGATAAAGAAACCGCTACTATCGCTATGGAAGCGGCAATGACCGGGCATTTGGTGTTCTCTACTTTGCATACAAACGATGCGCCAACTGCTATCGGTAGGTTGGCGGATATGGGTGTATTGCCGTTTTTGATTGCATCAACACTGGAAGGTGTGCTTGCGCAGAGGTTGGTGCGGCGTGTGTGTAAGGAATGTAAAGAACCTGCACCAATGACGGATGATGTTGCAAAAGTTTTGACTGAAGCAGGGCTTGACCCAGGTCAGGCAAAGTTGGTACGCGGGAAAGGATGTCCTGTTTGTAATAATACGGGATACAAAGGGCGCGCGGGGATACATGAGTTTTTATATATGGATGATATGCTGCGGTCGTTGATTTTGAAAGAAGTAGCGACGGGACCGGTTAAGGAACTGGCAATCAAGAACGGTATGAGGTCATTGTATAATGACGGGTTGATTAAAGCCGCGCAAGGTGTTACTACTATAGATGAAATTTTGCGTGCAGCTAAAGTAGACTAAGTTTT encodes the following:
- a CDS encoding adenylate/guanylate cyclase domain-containing protein produces the protein MFKNLFKNKTQFVGFIICSIIGLAVLLVYVQPFLNNHLLLPLERGLYDVRFKLRGRIPTTKKVVVVDINEETLERLGRWPFPRYFHAKIVDNLVKSGAKTIAFDILFTEPERDNAWSDQKLADSAKRSKCVIQNSFIDYNFDPPKITLPIPVLKKSAAEVGIANAFPQTDGVVRALPPLCEVDGKYYPHLSFATASHYLGKNCMDMYNELPLTRDGEVLVNYLGPFKTVEFVPYWQVYMKQIEPEHFKDKIVIIGATATGLYDHHPQPFSPHFPGVEIQATLVENFITNSFIHQVPGIYTVLSIILLTLLCGFTLPILKTQISTVAAPLYFLAFFLIGLGVFNARYWFELAPGCVIILLSYVAVIGYRLITEEKEKKRIRQTFGTYVSPQVLNFVLSNPPSLGGARQKVTIFFSDIRAFTSWTETTKAEEVVTLLNEYLTKMTDIVFQHNGTVDKFIGDAIMAFWGAPLPQEDHAFRAVSCAIDMIVELKKFQEELRRTNRYVIDIGIGINTGDAIVGNMGSNRRMDYTVIGDSVNLAARLEPLNRKYDTHVIIGSTTYELVKDRIITREIDKVKVKGKDIEQIIYEAVGYKK
- a CDS encoding ATPase, T2SS/T4P/T4SS family, with translation MADVKPQVRKKTLETILTDRGFVDAEKLAQAQKMAKEGQLPLQQVIINQGWAKKTDMLLALSQEWGVKAIDLSEIEVDQDVVKIVPEAAARRQHVLPFAKEENVMYVAMTDPRDFFVVEDIRLRTGFDVQAYLALPGDIEDVLNKVYGQAMLSKITASIKTDDQVQVIQETKEESRVDITDIEVDTPEVEKMVNAVLLGALELKASDIHIEPFEAKIITRYRIDGVLQEAPFQPPLAYRNALISKLKIMTQSMDITERRRPQDGRIRLNAGNRPIELRVNILPTVFGESCCMRILDRSSIRVELHQLGFLPDTLERIMASVGKPNGIILVTGPTGSGKSTTLYAVLNAVNTPDTKILTAENPVEYNLEGVVQVNVNQEIGFDFSAALRAFLRQDPDIIMVGEIRDKETATIAMEAAMTGHLVFSTLHTNDAPTAIGRLADMGVLPFLIASTLEGVLAQRLVRRVCKECKEPAPMTDDVAKVLTEAGLDPGQAKLVRGKGCPVCNNTGYKGRAGIHEFLYMDDMLRSLILKEVATGPVKELAIKNGMRSLYNDGLIKAAQGVTTIDEILRAAKVD